A DNA window from Portunus trituberculatus isolate SZX2019 chromosome 47, ASM1759143v1, whole genome shotgun sequence contains the following coding sequences:
- the LOC123498228 gene encoding uncharacterized protein LOC123498228, whose protein sequence is MSTAAGQKHLLYISDRPSGRRFLIDTGAEVSVLPPSSKDVRSGKRSGPLTAANGSIIKTYGTRMIHLHIKSRRLKWTFTIADVSQALLGADFLRAHSLLIDTKGRRLVESKTFESIQLSCVLLPAPQLGSVTASANAFAKILAQFPDIVEPQFNSAMPKHGVMHHISTTGPPLHARARRLPPNKLSQVKEEFRKMEEMGIVRRSDSPWASPLHMVRKSNGDWRPCGDYRRLNDVTTANR, encoded by the coding sequence ATGTCCACTGCCGCCGGCCAGAAACATCTCCTCTACATCAGTGATCGCCCTTCGGGACGCCGATTCCTGATCGACACAGGGGCAGAAGTGAGTGTACTGCCCCCTTCCAGCAAAGATGTTCGTTCAGGGAAAAGAAGTGGACCCTTGACTGCAGCCAACGGTAGCATCATTAAAACATATGGCACACGCATGATCCATCTACACATCAAATCTCGCCGCCTCAAATGGACGTTCACCATCGCTGACGTCTCACAAGCATTACTCGGGGCCGACTTCCTCCgtgcacactccttgctcaTCGATACGAAAGGGCGCCGCCTTGTTGAGTCTAAGACGTTTGAATCGATACAGCTGTCCTGTGTCTTACTACCAGCTCCCCAACTCGGTTCTGTGACTGCCTCTGCCAACGCATTCGCCAAGATATTAGCACAGTTCCCAGATATCGTCGAGCCACAGTTCAACTCCGCCATGCCGAAGCATGGTGTGATGCACCACATCTCTACAACAGGGCCACCCCTACATGCGCGTGCACGCAGGCTTCCCCCTAACAAGCTCTCTCAAGTTAAAGAGGAATTTCGCAAGATGGAGGAAATGGGTATTGTGCGTCGTTCAGACAGTCCATGGGCGTCCCCACTCCACATGGTTCGGAAATCAAATGGAGACTGGAGGCCTTGCGGGGACTACCGTCGTCTCAACGATGTCACAACAGCGAACCGGTAA